The following proteins come from a genomic window of Tepidiforma thermophila:
- a CDS encoding methylated-DNA--[protein]-cysteine S-methyltransferase, translating to MTVRAPAITASLPAAVIETDLGWAGIALAPGGIRHATLFHPTRDAALGELRAFGGREADSDALRQACARLLDYARGDLAALAAFPVDLPPELPIASRRVLLALRDIPPGETRSYAWLAARAGLGSGAARAAGAIIGANPAPLWLPCHRIVAADGTLHGFAGGLALKRRLLEHEGALPRSLLP from the coding sequence ATGACCGTCCGCGCTCCCGCAATCACTGCCAGCCTCCCGGCCGCTGTCATCGAAACCGACCTCGGCTGGGCAGGCATCGCGCTCGCCCCCGGCGGCATCCGCCACGCCACCCTCTTCCACCCCACCCGCGATGCCGCCCTGGGCGAACTACGCGCCTTCGGCGGCCGCGAAGCCGACTCCGACGCCCTCCGCCAGGCCTGCGCCCGTCTTCTTGACTATGCACGCGGCGACCTCGCCGCCCTCGCAGCCTTTCCCGTCGACCTGCCCCCGGAGCTCCCCATCGCCTCCCGGCGCGTCCTGCTCGCCCTCCGCGATATTCCCCCCGGCGAAACCCGGAGCTACGCGTGGCTCGCCGCCCGGGCCGGACTCGGGTCCGGGGCAGCCCGCGCCGCCGGCGCCATCATCGGCGCCAACCCCGCGCCCCTCTGGCTCCCCTGCCACCGCATCGTCGCCGCCGACGGCACCCTCCACGGCTTCGCCGGCGGCCTTGCCCTCAAGCGCCGCCTCCTCGAACACGAAGGCGCCCTCCCCCGCTCCCTCCTCCCCTGA
- a CDS encoding MFS transporter, giving the protein MAQEAATGGQAARPVSRNPFSVPQYRAWWLASVAAGSGVGIQAVTVPLFIRDRVDSERLPLAIAAALICQTLPGAVFALLGGVVADRVERRRVLIRTYLVAAAVSLVYVVLAGADVRWAWPVFILAAIVGSAGAFTNPARQAMMPQILDQEQIQNGAIFGTLAFMATLQFAGPAAGGLLADGAGLPVAFAAEVGLLGLAALLFWRIATDRPVPTGRSVRADLAAGVRYVLREPTLRGILALGTVPGVLIMGPFAVTVVLMVGEEFGAPDRWVGLLWGSFGAGIVAGSLLLSVARVPRRGLLLAGSLVGGPLFTLGYGLAPNTGTAMVFLFAAGIAGPAIFINFAVALLQEHADRAMMGRVMSMYGLAFTASVPVGYLQAGIQASLWGARPTLVTSTALCIAVGMAAVLSLRPVTRLR; this is encoded by the coding sequence ATGGCGCAGGAGGCAGCGACGGGGGGCCAGGCCGCGCGGCCGGTCTCGCGGAATCCGTTCAGCGTGCCGCAGTACCGGGCGTGGTGGCTGGCATCGGTGGCGGCGGGCTCAGGGGTGGGCATCCAGGCGGTGACGGTGCCGCTGTTCATCCGCGACCGGGTGGACTCGGAGCGGCTGCCGCTGGCGATCGCGGCGGCGCTCATCTGCCAGACGCTGCCGGGGGCGGTCTTCGCGCTGCTGGGCGGGGTGGTGGCGGACCGGGTGGAGCGCCGGCGGGTGCTGATCCGGACCTACCTGGTTGCGGCGGCGGTGTCGCTGGTCTACGTGGTGCTGGCGGGCGCGGATGTCCGGTGGGCCTGGCCGGTGTTCATCCTGGCGGCGATTGTGGGTTCGGCGGGCGCGTTCACGAACCCGGCGCGGCAGGCGATGATGCCGCAGATTCTCGACCAGGAGCAGATCCAGAACGGGGCGATTTTCGGGACGCTGGCGTTTATGGCGACGCTGCAGTTCGCCGGGCCGGCGGCGGGCGGGCTGCTGGCAGACGGGGCCGGGCTGCCCGTCGCATTTGCGGCTGAGGTGGGGCTGCTCGGGCTGGCGGCGCTGCTCTTCTGGCGGATTGCGACCGACCGGCCGGTTCCGACGGGGCGGAGCGTGCGCGCGGACCTGGCTGCGGGCGTGCGGTACGTGCTGCGGGAGCCGACGCTGCGGGGAATCCTTGCGCTCGGAACGGTGCCGGGGGTGCTGATCATGGGGCCGTTTGCGGTGACAGTCGTGCTGATGGTTGGGGAGGAGTTCGGCGCGCCGGACCGGTGGGTGGGGCTGCTGTGGGGGTCGTTCGGCGCGGGCATTGTCGCGGGGTCGTTGCTGCTGAGCGTGGCGCGGGTGCCCCGGCGGGGGCTGCTGCTGGCGGGCTCGCTTGTGGGCGGCCCGCTCTTCACCCTTGGTTACGGGCTGGCGCCGAACACCGGGACGGCGATGGTGTTCCTGTTCGCGGCCGGTATCGCCGGTCCGGCGATTTTCATCAACTTCGCCGTTGCGCTCCTGCAGGAGCATGCGGACCGGGCGATGATGGGCCGGGTGATGAGCATGTACGGCCTGGCGTTTACGGCGAGCGTGCCGGTGGGGTACCTGCAGGCGGGTATCCAGGCGAGCCTGTGGGGCGCGCGGCCGACGCTGGTGACGAGCACCGCCTTGTGTATTGCGGTCGGCATGGCGGCTGTGCTGTCGTTGCGGCCGGTGACGCGGCTGCGGTGA
- a CDS encoding VOC family protein → MLTRIDHLVLPVAGLDAAAAAFERLGLVLTPRTAHAGLAMQLLEYIARP, encoded by the coding sequence GTGCTCACCCGCATCGACCACCTCGTCCTCCCCGTAGCCGGCCTCGACGCTGCCGCTGCCGCCTTCGAGCGCCTCGGCCTCGTCCTCACCCCGCGCACCGCGCACGCCGGCCTCGCCATGCAGCTCCTCGAGTACATCGCCCGCCCCTGA
- a CDS encoding transglutaminase domain-containing protein, producing the protein MAGLNPSIERTPVRTVGSVALNLPRIVMSWEDWLTFAVAVITFVAIAHSLEQANWVEGMPPFIPTVLLGLAIGMLSARARLHALAIHPVGLALGAAVVVLVAQTYADGPTLADRLADFRVRMVEWFHVVRAGDISNDNLPFVTLVQALAWLAAYAAAWCLFRWHNAWLALLPGGFILLTNISFLDGQPTGDFVVFLFGAIVLLSRVHLQKHLARWRAEGIDYPEFISVSLIQLTVVVAAALVVIAWQLPLGNQARAAQSAFETLTRPFTSQSDHLLRLFHNIDSRRGTNLHTFGNTLPIQGDVTLGTRRLFEVNAAEPGLLRATSYEVYTGAGWKAGPRDSSRVDARELAVDAQSATYQARTVAILRVKLLSSESTILTPGVPLAANVDTRIDAAPGQAGDIERMRSRRALGADDTYNSFGSISRATAEQLNAAGTAYPQWVTDRYLQLPNDLPQSVRDEARRIIAEAGATTPYQQAKAIEAYLRTFPYDLAVPAPPPGRDAVEFLLFDLKRGYFDYQASAMCVMLRTVGIPCRVAVGYVLTPGTGEETLYTVRKSDAYSWVEVFFPSYGWVEFNPTSDRPEGGAGGLSQPLVPSDPFVEPSLEDLFGPDLVDPTGGANPVQEALAEDPILNDRFNWILLIPVLALLAVLAAGAVGLRLAWNWGLSGLDQRARLWAHTQRLAAWAGLGAREAETPREWSRRLGRAIQREEPAERLSQAYEESRYARPGQQRIADDEAAASYRSLRSALLGRLFGRKNRQAQ; encoded by the coding sequence ATGGCAGGCCTGAACCCCTCCATCGAGCGGACCCCGGTCCGCACGGTCGGCTCGGTCGCGCTCAACCTCCCCCGCATCGTCATGAGCTGGGAGGACTGGCTCACCTTCGCCGTCGCCGTCATCACCTTCGTCGCCATCGCCCACTCCCTCGAACAGGCCAACTGGGTGGAGGGCATGCCCCCCTTCATCCCCACCGTCCTCCTCGGCCTCGCCATCGGCATGCTCTCCGCCCGGGCACGTCTCCATGCGCTCGCCATCCACCCCGTCGGCCTCGCCCTCGGCGCCGCCGTCGTCGTCCTCGTCGCCCAAACCTACGCCGATGGCCCCACCCTCGCCGACCGCCTCGCCGACTTCCGCGTCCGCATGGTCGAATGGTTCCACGTCGTCCGGGCCGGCGATATCAGCAACGACAACCTCCCCTTCGTCACCCTCGTCCAGGCCCTTGCCTGGCTCGCCGCCTACGCCGCCGCCTGGTGCCTCTTCCGCTGGCATAACGCCTGGCTCGCCCTCCTGCCCGGCGGTTTCATCCTCCTCACCAACATCTCCTTCCTCGATGGCCAGCCCACCGGCGACTTCGTCGTCTTCCTCTTCGGCGCCATCGTTCTCCTCTCCCGCGTCCACCTCCAGAAGCACCTCGCCCGCTGGCGCGCCGAGGGCATCGACTACCCCGAATTCATCTCCGTCAGCCTCATCCAGCTCACCGTTGTCGTCGCCGCTGCCCTCGTCGTCATCGCCTGGCAGCTCCCGCTCGGGAACCAGGCCCGCGCCGCCCAGTCCGCCTTCGAAACCCTCACACGGCCGTTCACCTCCCAGTCCGACCACCTCCTCCGCCTCTTCCACAACATCGACTCGCGCCGCGGCACGAACCTCCACACCTTCGGCAACACCCTCCCCATCCAGGGCGACGTCACCCTCGGAACCCGCCGCCTCTTCGAAGTCAACGCCGCCGAGCCCGGCCTCCTTCGCGCCACCAGCTACGAGGTCTACACCGGCGCCGGCTGGAAGGCCGGCCCGCGTGACTCCTCCCGTGTCGATGCCCGCGAACTCGCCGTCGACGCCCAGTCCGCAACCTACCAGGCCCGCACCGTCGCCATCCTCCGCGTCAAACTCCTCTCGTCCGAAAGCACCATCCTCACCCCCGGCGTCCCCCTCGCCGCCAATGTCGATACCCGCATCGATGCCGCCCCCGGCCAGGCCGGCGATATTGAACGGATGCGCAGCCGTCGCGCCCTCGGGGCCGATGATACCTACAACAGCTTCGGCTCCATCTCCCGGGCGACCGCCGAGCAGCTCAACGCCGCCGGCACCGCCTACCCCCAGTGGGTCACCGACCGCTACCTCCAGCTTCCGAACGACCTCCCCCAGTCAGTCCGCGACGAGGCACGCCGCATCATCGCCGAAGCCGGCGCGACGACCCCCTACCAGCAGGCCAAGGCCATCGAAGCCTACCTCCGCACCTTCCCCTATGACCTGGCCGTCCCGGCCCCGCCGCCGGGGCGCGACGCCGTCGAATTCCTCCTCTTCGACCTGAAACGCGGCTACTTCGACTACCAGGCCAGCGCCATGTGCGTCATGCTCCGGACCGTCGGCATCCCCTGCCGCGTCGCCGTCGGCTACGTCCTCACCCCCGGCACCGGCGAAGAAACCCTCTACACCGTCCGCAAGAGCGACGCCTACTCCTGGGTCGAAGTCTTCTTCCCCTCCTACGGCTGGGTCGAATTCAATCCCACCTCCGACCGCCCCGAGGGCGGCGCCGGCGGCCTCAGCCAGCCCCTGGTCCCATCCGACCCCTTCGTCGAACCCTCCCTCGAAGACCTCTTCGGCCCCGACCTCGTCGACCCGACCGGCGGCGCCAATCCCGTCCAGGAAGCCCTCGCCGAAGACCCCATCCTCAACGACAGGTTTAACTGGATCCTCCTCATCCCCGTCCTCGCCCTGCTCGCCGTCCTCGCCGCTGGCGCCGTCGGCCTCCGCCTCGCCTGGAACTGGGGCCTCTCCGGGCTCGACCAGCGCGCCCGCCTCTGGGCGCACACCCAGCGCCTCGCCGCCTGGGCCGGCCTCGGCGCCCGGGAGGCCGAAACCCCCCGCGAATGGTCCCGCCGCCTCGGCCGGGCCATCCAGCGCGAAGAGCCCGCCGAGCGCCTCAGCCAGGCCTACGAAGAATCCCGCTACGCCCGCCCCGGGCAGCAGCGCATCGCCGATGACGAGGCTGCCGCCTCCTACCGCTCCCTCCGCAGTGCGCTCCTCGGCCGGCTCTTCGGCCGCAAAAACCGGCAGGCCCAATGA
- the treS gene encoding maltose alpha-D-glucosyltransferase — protein sequence MTRPASARTAVTAALTGDPLWYKDAVIYELHVRAFHDGNGDGIGDFPGLTQKLDYLQELGVTAIWLLPFYESPLRDDGYDIADYRKIHPAYGTLRDFKVFLREAHARGLRVITELVINHTSDQHPWFQRARRAPKGSVYRNYYVWSDTATEYADARIIFKDFERSNWTWDPVAGQYYWHRFYSHQPDLNFENPRVRQEIFEVADFWLELGVDGFRLDAVPYLFEAEGTSCENLPQTHAFLKELRAHVDAKFPGRMLLAEANQWPEDAVAYFGDGDECHMAFHFPLMPRLFMSVRMEDRFPTTEILEQTPPIPETCQWALFLRNHDELTLEMVTDEERDYMYRVYAAEDRARVNLGIRRRLAPLLANNRRLIELLNALLFSLKGTPVIYYGDEIGMGDNIYLGDRDSVRTPMQWSADRNAGFSRANPQKLYLPVIIDPEYHYESVNVDAQQANPSSLLWWMRRLIGLRRRHPAFARGSLQFVECDNHRVLAFVREYEGERVLVVANLSRFAQAAHLSLGAYAGAEPVELFGHVRFPRVGSEPYFLSLGPHSFFWFELATPGPDGRPEPTLPELRVGVSPEELFDGRRDALDGVLAEYVPARRWFGGLTRRPRRVRVVDRVPLRARGVPATVFAVVQVEYEQGEPDRFGLLLSAAPEERRPAVEAAASWAVLATVVSAGGERWVLVDGLALPEVCAALPGLFRSRSRLAGEAGALVFVPEPGVRFNGVEGTPAVSRAEQSNTSVHFPGQFVFKAIRRIEAGTHPQVELGELLAKTRAASMVPKLAGRVEYVRGGERPAVVGVLEAAVPHQYDGWTFATEQLERMLEEVAAARLEPPRVAESEHPLTCGPEPAELAAYAGPWLEFAETLGRRTAELHAALAGIDHPDFVPERYTPFYQRALAQGLRVQARRALRALRRCLPSLPAEAVELAGLVLEKEDAFVARLQQVGTRKLEGLRIRVHGDLHLGQVLVAGREPVFIDFEGEPARSLGERRLRRSPLRDVAGMVRSFHYASRAALRQVVEGHAAGTGTDLERWALGWYLWTARAYLEGYLAVARASGLPGGSPEEQRFLLDTFVLDKAFYELAYELDHRPGWAEIPLRGLLLSAAQEGL from the coding sequence ATGACCCGGCCTGCGAGCGCACGGACTGCAGTGACGGCGGCCCTGACCGGGGACCCGCTCTGGTACAAGGACGCGGTGATCTATGAGCTGCACGTGCGGGCGTTCCACGACGGGAACGGCGACGGCATCGGCGATTTCCCCGGGCTGACGCAGAAGCTGGACTACCTGCAGGAGCTGGGGGTGACGGCGATCTGGCTCCTGCCGTTCTACGAGTCGCCGCTGCGGGACGACGGGTACGACATCGCCGACTACCGGAAGATTCACCCGGCGTACGGGACGCTGCGCGACTTCAAGGTGTTCTTGCGGGAGGCGCATGCGCGGGGGCTGCGGGTGATTACGGAGCTGGTGATCAACCACACGAGCGACCAGCACCCGTGGTTCCAGCGGGCGCGGCGGGCACCGAAGGGGAGCGTCTACCGGAACTACTACGTCTGGAGCGACACGGCGACGGAGTACGCGGACGCGCGGATCATCTTTAAGGATTTCGAGCGCTCGAACTGGACGTGGGACCCGGTGGCCGGGCAGTACTACTGGCACCGGTTCTATTCGCACCAGCCGGATTTGAATTTCGAGAACCCCCGGGTGCGGCAGGAGATTTTTGAGGTGGCCGACTTCTGGCTCGAGCTGGGGGTGGATGGCTTCCGGCTGGACGCGGTGCCGTACCTCTTCGAGGCGGAGGGGACGAGCTGCGAGAACCTGCCCCAGACGCACGCATTCCTGAAGGAGCTGCGGGCGCATGTGGACGCGAAGTTCCCCGGACGGATGCTGCTGGCCGAGGCGAACCAGTGGCCGGAGGATGCGGTGGCGTACTTCGGGGACGGCGATGAGTGCCATATGGCGTTCCACTTCCCGCTGATGCCGCGGCTGTTCATGTCGGTGCGGATGGAGGACCGGTTCCCGACCACGGAGATCCTGGAGCAGACGCCGCCGATCCCGGAGACGTGCCAGTGGGCACTCTTTTTGCGGAACCACGACGAGCTGACGCTGGAGATGGTGACGGACGAGGAGCGGGACTACATGTACCGGGTGTACGCGGCGGAGGACCGTGCGCGGGTGAACCTCGGGATCCGGCGGCGGCTGGCGCCCCTGCTGGCGAACAACCGGCGGCTGATCGAGCTGCTGAACGCGCTGCTGTTTTCGCTCAAGGGGACGCCGGTCATTTACTACGGCGACGAGATCGGGATGGGGGACAACATTTACCTCGGCGACCGGGACAGCGTGCGGACGCCGATGCAGTGGAGCGCGGACCGGAACGCGGGGTTTTCGCGGGCGAACCCGCAGAAGCTGTACCTGCCGGTGATTATCGACCCGGAGTACCACTACGAGTCGGTGAATGTGGATGCGCAGCAAGCGAACCCGTCGTCGCTGCTGTGGTGGATGCGGCGGCTCATTGGGCTGCGGCGCCGGCACCCAGCGTTTGCACGGGGGAGTCTGCAGTTCGTGGAGTGCGACAACCACCGGGTGCTGGCGTTTGTGCGGGAGTACGAGGGGGAGCGGGTGCTGGTGGTGGCGAATCTTTCGCGGTTTGCGCAGGCGGCGCACCTCTCGCTGGGGGCGTACGCGGGTGCGGAGCCGGTGGAGCTGTTCGGGCACGTGCGGTTCCCGCGGGTTGGGAGCGAGCCGTACTTCCTGTCGCTCGGGCCGCACTCGTTTTTCTGGTTCGAGCTGGCGACACCGGGGCCGGACGGGCGGCCTGAGCCGACGCTGCCGGAGCTGCGGGTGGGGGTGAGCCCGGAGGAGCTGTTCGACGGCCGGCGGGATGCGCTGGATGGGGTGCTCGCGGAGTACGTCCCGGCGCGGCGGTGGTTCGGCGGGCTGACGCGCCGGCCGCGGCGGGTGCGGGTGGTGGACCGGGTGCCGCTGCGGGCCCGGGGGGTGCCGGCGACGGTGTTTGCGGTGGTGCAGGTGGAGTACGAGCAGGGGGAGCCGGACCGGTTCGGGCTGCTGCTCTCGGCGGCGCCGGAGGAGCGTCGGCCTGCGGTGGAGGCGGCGGCGAGCTGGGCGGTGCTGGCGACGGTGGTCTCGGCGGGCGGAGAGCGCTGGGTGCTGGTCGACGGACTGGCGCTGCCGGAGGTATGCGCGGCGCTCCCGGGGCTGTTCCGGAGCCGGTCGCGGCTGGCCGGCGAGGCCGGGGCGCTGGTGTTTGTGCCGGAGCCCGGGGTGCGGTTCAACGGGGTCGAGGGGACACCGGCGGTGAGCCGGGCGGAGCAGAGCAACACGTCGGTGCATTTCCCGGGGCAGTTCGTGTTCAAGGCGATCCGGCGGATCGAGGCGGGGACGCATCCGCAGGTGGAGCTGGGGGAGCTGCTGGCGAAGACGCGGGCAGCCTCGATGGTGCCGAAGCTGGCCGGGCGGGTGGAGTACGTGCGAGGAGGCGAGCGGCCGGCGGTCGTCGGCGTGCTTGAGGCGGCCGTGCCGCACCAGTACGACGGGTGGACGTTCGCGACGGAGCAGCTGGAGCGGATGCTGGAGGAAGTGGCGGCAGCGCGGCTGGAGCCGCCGCGGGTGGCCGAGAGCGAGCACCCGCTGACCTGCGGGCCGGAACCGGCCGAGCTGGCGGCGTATGCCGGGCCGTGGCTGGAGTTTGCGGAGACGCTGGGCCGGCGGACAGCCGAGCTGCACGCAGCACTGGCGGGGATTGACCACCCGGACTTCGTACCTGAGCGGTACACGCCGTTCTACCAGCGGGCGCTGGCGCAGGGGCTGCGGGTGCAGGCGCGCCGGGCGCTCAGGGCGCTGCGGCGGTGCCTGCCTTCGCTGCCCGCGGAGGCGGTCGAGCTGGCGGGGCTGGTGCTGGAGAAGGAGGACGCGTTCGTCGCGCGGCTGCAGCAGGTGGGCACGCGGAAGCTGGAGGGGCTGCGCATCCGGGTGCACGGCGACCTGCACCTCGGGCAGGTGCTGGTGGCAGGACGGGAGCCGGTGTTCATCGATTTCGAGGGCGAACCGGCGCGGTCGCTGGGGGAGCGGCGGCTGCGGCGTTCGCCGCTGCGGGATGTGGCGGGGATGGTGCGGTCGTTCCATTACGCGAGCAGGGCGGCGCTGCGGCAGGTTGTCGAGGGGCATGCGGCGGGCACCGGGACGGACCTCGAGCGGTGGGCGCTGGGCTGGTACCTGTGGACGGCGCGGGCGTACCTCGAGGGGTACCTCGCGGTGGCGCGGGCGAGCGGGCTGCCGGGCGGGAGCCCTGAGGAGCAGCGGTTCCTGCTGGATACGTTTGTGCTGGACAAGGCGTTCTACGAGCTGGCGTACGAACTCGACCATCGCCCGGGCTGGGCGGAGATTCCGCTCCGCGGGCTGCTGCTTTCGGCGGCACAGGAGGGACTGTGA
- the glgB gene encoding 1,4-alpha-glucan branching protein GlgB, whose amino-acid sequence MSKRERDSAFGDLDLHLFNEGNHAGLYRLMGAHPVAGGVRFAVWAPNAGEVAVAGDFNGWDPAANELRCLGPSGVWEGVVPGAKAGDRYKYVIRNRETGEVLWKADPFAFQAELPPATASVVAGLEYAWGDADWMARRGEVNRHDRPIAIYEVHLGSWRRGPDGAMLGYRELAPLLAEHAVRHGFTHVELMPVMEHPFYGSWGYQVTGFFAPSSRWGSPQDLMYLVDTLHQAGVGVILDWVPSHFPDDAFALARFDGTHLYEHADPRRGYHPDWGSLVFNYGRHEVRSFLLSSAMFWLDVYHADGLRVDAVASMLYLDYSRKPGEWEPNVFGGREDLDAIRFLRKLNETVYLLAPGTQTVAEESTAWPMVSRPTWMGGLGFGFKWDMGWMHDTLLYFRKDPVHRKYHHNLLTFRALYGFTENFVLALSHDEVVHGKGSLLAKMPGDDWQKFANLRLLFAYQWTLPGKKLLFMGQEFGQWAEWNHDRELDWWLAGFDRHEGLARLVADLNRLYREYPALHATDHDPAGFEWIECDNADESTLAYLRRSPDGKREVAVALNFTPVPRVSHVIGVPHGGTWREVLNTDATEYWGSGMGNLGGVEAEAMPAHGRPWSLHIVLPPLGAVVFAHEEG is encoded by the coding sequence GTGAGCAAGCGTGAGAGGGATTCGGCGTTCGGGGACCTGGACCTGCACCTGTTCAACGAGGGGAACCACGCCGGGCTGTACCGGCTGATGGGCGCTCACCCGGTGGCAGGCGGTGTGCGGTTTGCCGTGTGGGCGCCGAACGCCGGCGAGGTGGCGGTCGCGGGGGATTTCAACGGGTGGGACCCGGCGGCGAACGAGCTGCGCTGCCTGGGTCCTTCGGGTGTGTGGGAGGGCGTAGTGCCCGGCGCGAAGGCGGGCGACCGGTATAAGTACGTCATCCGGAACCGGGAGACGGGCGAAGTGCTGTGGAAGGCGGACCCGTTTGCGTTCCAGGCGGAGCTTCCGCCGGCGACGGCGTCGGTGGTGGCCGGGCTCGAGTACGCCTGGGGCGACGCGGACTGGATGGCCCGGCGCGGCGAGGTGAACCGGCACGACCGGCCGATCGCGATCTACGAGGTCCACCTGGGGTCGTGGCGGCGCGGTCCGGACGGGGCGATGCTGGGGTACCGGGAGCTTGCGCCGCTGCTGGCGGAGCACGCGGTCCGGCACGGCTTTACGCATGTGGAGCTGATGCCGGTGATGGAGCACCCGTTCTACGGGTCGTGGGGCTACCAGGTGACGGGGTTTTTCGCGCCGAGCAGCCGGTGGGGGTCGCCGCAGGATCTGATGTACCTGGTCGACACGCTCCACCAGGCGGGCGTGGGGGTGATCCTGGACTGGGTGCCGTCGCACTTCCCGGATGATGCGTTCGCGCTGGCGCGGTTCGACGGGACGCACCTGTACGAACACGCGGACCCGCGGCGGGGCTACCACCCAGACTGGGGGAGTCTCGTGTTCAACTACGGGCGGCACGAGGTGCGCTCGTTTTTGCTGAGCAGCGCGATGTTCTGGCTGGACGTGTACCATGCGGACGGGCTGCGGGTAGATGCGGTGGCTTCAATGCTCTACCTAGATTATTCGCGGAAGCCGGGAGAGTGGGAGCCGAACGTGTTCGGGGGGCGGGAGGACCTGGACGCGATCCGGTTCCTGCGGAAGCTGAACGAGACGGTCTACCTGCTGGCGCCGGGCACGCAGACGGTGGCGGAGGAATCGACGGCGTGGCCGATGGTTTCGCGGCCGACGTGGATGGGCGGGCTGGGGTTCGGCTTCAAGTGGGACATGGGGTGGATGCACGACACGCTGCTCTACTTCCGGAAGGACCCGGTGCACCGGAAGTACCACCACAACCTGCTGACCTTCCGGGCGCTGTACGGGTTCACGGAGAACTTCGTGCTCGCGCTTTCGCACGACGAGGTGGTGCACGGGAAGGGGTCGCTGCTGGCGAAGATGCCGGGGGACGACTGGCAGAAGTTCGCGAATTTGCGGCTGCTGTTCGCGTACCAGTGGACGCTGCCGGGGAAGAAGCTGCTGTTCATGGGGCAGGAGTTCGGGCAGTGGGCGGAGTGGAACCACGACCGGGAGCTGGACTGGTGGCTGGCGGGCTTCGACCGGCATGAGGGGCTGGCGCGGCTGGTGGCTGACCTGAACCGGCTGTACCGGGAGTACCCGGCGCTGCACGCGACGGACCACGACCCGGCGGGGTTCGAGTGGATCGAATGTGACAATGCGGACGAAAGCACGCTGGCGTATTTGCGGCGTTCGCCGGACGGGAAGCGGGAGGTTGCGGTGGCGCTAAACTTCACGCCGGTGCCGCGGGTGAGCCACGTGATCGGGGTGCCGCATGGGGGGACGTGGCGGGAGGTGCTGAATACGGACGCGACGGAGTACTGGGGGAGCGGGATGGGGAACCTCGGGGGTGTCGAGGCGGAGGCGATGCCGGCGCACGGGAGGCCGTGGTCGCTGCACATTGTGCTGCCGCCGCTGGGCGCGGTGGTGTTCGCGCACGAAGAGGGATAG